In one window of Coleofasciculaceae cyanobacterium DNA:
- the ssuD gene encoding FMNH2-dependent alkanesulfonate monooxygenase, producing MKCNFISLYSYGDGRYLGTGIGGRSTDITYLTQIAQAVDRLGYTGALLPTGRSCEDAWIVASTLMAQTQQMRFLVAVRPGLVLPGVAARMAATFDRLSGGRLLINVVTGGDPVELAGDGLHLGHQERYRLTDEFLTTWRSLTSEEETNFLGDYLSICGGKLMFSPVQKPYPPLWFGGSSAIAQRIAAKHVDVYLTWGEPPQQVAQKIAQVRRLAEVEGRKLRFGIRLHVIVRETESEAWDAANRLIKYVDEDAIATAQKVYSRMDSEGQKRMSQLHLGKREALEISPNLWAGIGLVRGGAGTALVGDPDTVVARMSEYADLGIETFILSGYPHLEEAYRVAELLFPRLPLENLPALQQQVMFSPFGEIVANNNFSQQELKGQTATTVD from the coding sequence ATTAAGTGCAACTTTATCAGCCTGTATTCCTATGGAGATGGTCGTTATTTAGGTACTGGAATCGGCGGACGCTCAACCGATATCACCTATCTGACACAAATCGCTCAAGCTGTCGATCGCTTAGGCTATACTGGCGCATTACTACCTACGGGGCGTTCCTGCGAAGATGCCTGGATTGTTGCCTCAACTCTAATGGCGCAGACACAACAGATGCGCTTTTTGGTGGCGGTGCGTCCAGGTTTAGTTTTGCCAGGAGTTGCTGCACGTATGGCTGCTACCTTCGATCGCTTGTCTGGCGGACGCTTACTGATTAACGTCGTGACGGGTGGCGATCCGGTCGAGTTAGCAGGAGATGGATTACACCTGGGACATCAAGAACGTTATCGACTAACAGATGAATTTCTCACTACCTGGCGATCGCTTACTAGTGAAGAAGAAACTAATTTTCTAGGCGATTACCTCAGCATTTGCGGTGGCAAATTGATGTTTTCTCCAGTACAGAAACCCTATCCGCCTTTGTGGTTTGGCGGTTCTTCGGCGATCGCCCAACGGATTGCAGCCAAACACGTAGATGTCTATTTAACCTGGGGAGAACCTCCACAACAAGTAGCTCAAAAGATTGCCCAGGTGCGCCGTCTGGCAGAAGTAGAGGGACGGAAGTTGCGCTTTGGGATTCGTTTGCACGTTATCGTGCGGGAAACCGAAAGCGAAGCTTGGGATGCAGCTAATCGATTAATTAAATATGTAGACGAAGACGCGATCGCCACTGCTCAAAAAGTTTATTCTCGCATGGACTCGGAAGGACAAAAGCGCATGAGTCAACTGCACCTCGGCAAGCGTGAAGCGTTAGAAATTAGTCCTAATTTGTGGGCTGGTATTGGTTTGGTTAGAGGCGGGGCAGGAACTGCCCTAGTAGGAGATCCAGATACAGTAGTAGCAAGAATGTCAGAGTATGCCGACTTGGGAATCGAGACTTTTATCTTATCTGGCTATCCCCATCTAGAAGAGGCATATCGTGTAGCAGAATTGTTATTCCCTCGTTTACCGCTAGAAAATCTGCCAGCACTCCAGCAGCAGGTAATGTTTAGTCCGTTTGGTGAAATTGTAGCGAATAATAATTTTTCCCAGCAGGAACTTAAGGGTCAAACAGCAACCACTGTGGATTAA